One genomic region from Onychostoma macrolepis isolate SWU-2019 chromosome 23, ASM1243209v1, whole genome shotgun sequence encodes:
- the srsf6a gene encoding serine and arginine rich splicing factor 6a, translating to MPRVYIGRLSYHVREKDIQRFFGGYGKLLEVDLKNGYGFVEFEDTRDADDAVYELNGKELCGERVMVEHARGPRRDRDSYGGGYHGGGGGGGGGGGGGGGGGGGGGGGGGGGGRSGYSSRSRTGRDKYGPPVRTEYRLIVENLSSRCSWQDLKDFMRQAGEVTYADAHKERANEGVIEFRSYSDMQRALDKLDGTDINGRKIRLVEDKQRRRRSYSGSRSRSRSRRRSRSRSRRSSHSRSNSRSRSRSRSRRHRSRSRSGNRSRSKSPSSKSHSRNRKSRSRSRTHKSRSRSTSRKSRSRSDERKSRSKSTSKVKSDRGRSKEKSVSKKSRSRSASPMENGDGGRAKSASRSPSPQAEKSQYKSPDKHSRSRSKSGSRSKSRSRSRSASQD from the exons ATGCCTCGTGTGTATATCGGCAGGCTGAGCTATCATGTCCGCGAGAAAGACATCCAGCGGTTCTTCGGCGGCTACGGGAAGCTTCTGGAGGTCGATCTGAAAAACGG GTACGGCTTTGTTGAGTTTGAGGACACCCGTGATGCTGATGACGCCGTCTATGAGCTGAACGGTAAAGAGCTGTGTGGAGAGCGGGTCATGGTGGAGCACGCCAGGGGTCCGCGCCGGGACCGGGACAGCTATGGAGGGGGCTATCATggtggtggaggaggaggaggaggtggaggaggaggaggaggaggaggtggtggtggtggaggaggtggtggaggaggaggaggacgcA GTGGTTACAGCAGCAGGAGTCGCACCGGAAGGGACAAGTATGGCCCTCCTGTTCGCACCGAGTACCGCCTCATTGTGGAGAATCTGTCTAGTCGCTGCAGTTGGCAAGACCTCAAG GATTTTATGCGACAGGCAGGTGAGGTGACCTATGCAGATGCCCATAAGGAGCGTGCCAATGAGGGAGTCATTGAGTTCCGCTCTTACTCTGACATGCAGAGAGCTCTGGACAAACTGGATGGAACAGACATCAATGGCAGGAAGATTCGTCTGGTTGAAGACAAGCAGCGCCGGCGGCGCTCCTACTCTGGTAGCCGGTCTCG ttcTCGTAGCCGGCGTCGTTCTCGTAGTAGGAGTCGCCGTAGCAGCCATTCTCGGAGCAACTCAAGATCTCGCTCAAg GTCTCGCTCTCGCCGACACCGCTCCCGTTCCAGGTCGGGAAACAGGTCTCGCTCCAAATCCCCATCAAGCAAGTCTCACTCACGCAACCGTAAATCTCGTTCTCGCTCCCGCACACACAAATCTCGCAGTCGATCAACCAGTCGCAAGTCTCGCTCCCGCTCGGATGAGCGCAAGTCCCGCTCTAAGAGCACTTCTAAAGTGAAGTCGGATCGTGGACGCTCCAAGGAGAAATCGGTCAGCAAGAAATCCAGAAGTAGATCTGCTTCACCGATGGAGAATGGCGACGGAGGTCGTGCCAAGTCTGCTTCTCGCTCTCCATCACCTCAGGCTGAGAAGAGCCAATACAAGTCTCCAGATAAGCATTCACGCTCTCGCTCGAAGTCTGGCTCGCGCTCTAAATCCCGCTCCCGTTCCAGATCTGCATCCCAAGATTAG